Proteins from one Bradyrhizobium amphicarpaeae genomic window:
- a CDS encoding MurR/RpiR family transcriptional regulator, producing the protein MAEPAKSSPLSELRIALPSLPMRLQEVGRFVAANDYDATTRSMRDLAAEAGADPAAFTRLAKAIGYSGWDELRAALTEARRPSQTAPFSGRARSRRPGPNADVSLVTDKLEAEAAGLPRIPAQPIAEAARSLHEAKRIWIAGYRSCRSVAELLNYELRLFRPEQVQLIGTSGPDDLDLGAFRRGEAVIVIGFLPYTHASVRVAQAAHHCGATLITIADSLSAPMAEGADHVLLFEAASSPGFFPSLTGAIAIAQSLAAVTFALGGVAAKKRLEHTEARLAAASTYVSEKG; encoded by the coding sequence ATGGCCGAGCCCGCGAAATCCTCGCCACTGAGCGAACTGCGCATTGCATTGCCTTCGTTGCCGATGCGGCTGCAGGAAGTCGGACGCTTCGTCGCCGCCAACGATTACGATGCCACCACCCGCTCGATGCGCGACCTCGCGGCCGAAGCCGGCGCCGATCCCGCCGCGTTCACGCGGCTCGCCAAGGCGATCGGCTATTCGGGCTGGGACGAATTGCGCGCAGCACTGACCGAGGCGCGGCGTCCCTCGCAGACCGCACCCTTCTCCGGCCGCGCCAGAAGCCGCCGGCCCGGCCCGAATGCCGATGTTTCGCTGGTCACCGACAAGCTCGAGGCCGAAGCCGCCGGACTTCCACGCATTCCGGCCCAGCCGATTGCGGAGGCCGCGCGCTCCCTGCATGAGGCCAAGCGGATCTGGATTGCCGGCTATCGCAGCTGCCGCAGCGTCGCCGAGCTGTTGAACTACGAGCTGCGGCTGTTCCGTCCCGAACAGGTGCAACTCATCGGAACGTCGGGCCCCGACGATCTCGACCTCGGTGCCTTCCGCCGTGGCGAGGCCGTCATCGTCATCGGCTTCCTGCCCTACACGCATGCGAGCGTCCGCGTCGCGCAAGCCGCCCATCATTGCGGCGCAACGCTGATTACCATCGCGGACAGCCTCTCGGCACCGATGGCCGAGGGGGCCGACCACGTCCTGCTGTTCGAGGCAGCCTCTTCTCCCGGCTTCTTCCCGAGTCTCACCGGCGCGATCGCGATCGCGCAGTCGCTGGCTGCAGTGACGTTCGCGCTCGGCGGCGTCGCCGCGAAGAAGCGCCTGGAGCATACCGAGGCGCGGCTCGCTGCTGCCTCCACCTACGTTTCGGAGAAAGGTTGA
- a CDS encoding amino acid ABC transporter permease has product MTTDTSRPPPRPRFFGAWGPRELKGLFWQVLVVAIVVGVVGFLWSNTVTNLSARRITTGFAFLGREAGMPIADSLLAYNPRDSYLWAFVVGVGNTLRIAVIGILLATIVGTLIGISRLSANWLLSRLAAVYVETLRDIPLLLQLLFWYVLMQALPAARAAWRPIEGVFLSNRGLILPAIPLGPPQLWVLGTAAFGLAAVYLIRRWLVAQQMRDGKPRPVWPFAVSLILGLPVVVSVLLRVSWTIEWPALRGFNFVGGLTLAPEYFALLIALVTYTSAFIAEIVRSGIQSVPRGQWDAANALGLRRSFMLRQIILPQALRVIVPPMTSQYLNLTKNSSLAVAIGYQDVVSIANTTLNQTGQAIEAIALIMAVFLTISLSISFFMNWYNSRIALVER; this is encoded by the coding sequence GTGACCACAGACACGTCGAGGCCGCCGCCGCGCCCCCGCTTTTTCGGCGCATGGGGGCCCCGCGAGCTGAAGGGCCTGTTCTGGCAGGTGCTGGTGGTCGCGATCGTCGTTGGCGTTGTCGGTTTTCTCTGGTCCAACACCGTCACCAACCTCTCGGCGCGCCGCATCACGACCGGGTTTGCCTTCCTCGGCCGCGAGGCCGGCATGCCCATCGCCGACAGCCTGCTGGCCTATAATCCGAGAGACAGCTATCTCTGGGCTTTCGTCGTCGGCGTCGGCAACACCCTGCGCATCGCCGTGATCGGCATCTTGCTCGCGACCATCGTGGGGACGCTGATCGGTATCTCGCGATTGTCGGCCAACTGGCTGCTGTCACGCCTTGCCGCCGTCTATGTCGAAACGCTTCGCGACATCCCGCTGCTGCTTCAACTTCTGTTCTGGTACGTGCTGATGCAGGCGCTGCCGGCCGCGCGCGCGGCATGGCGGCCGATCGAGGGCGTGTTCCTGTCCAATCGCGGCCTGATCCTGCCGGCAATTCCGCTTGGCCCGCCGCAGCTCTGGGTGCTCGGCACGGCGGCGTTCGGCCTTGCCGCGGTCTATCTCATCCGCCGATGGCTGGTTGCTCAGCAGATGCGCGACGGCAAGCCGCGGCCGGTATGGCCCTTTGCGGTGAGCTTGATCCTCGGGTTGCCCGTGGTGGTGTCCGTCCTGCTTCGCGTGTCCTGGACGATCGAATGGCCGGCGCTGCGCGGCTTCAACTTCGTCGGCGGGCTGACGCTTGCCCCGGAATATTTCGCGCTGCTGATCGCGCTGGTCACCTACACCTCGGCCTTCATCGCCGAGATCGTGCGTAGCGGCATCCAGTCCGTGCCACGCGGACAGTGGGACGCCGCCAACGCGCTCGGCCTGCGCCGCAGCTTCATGCTGCGGCAGATCATCCTGCCGCAGGCGCTGCGCGTCATCGTGCCGCCGATGACCAGCCAGTATCTCAACCTGACCAAGAACTCCTCGCTTGCGGTCGCGATCGGCTACCAGGACGTGGTCTCGATCGCCAACACCACGCTGAACCAGACCGGGCAGGCCATCGAAGCCATCGCACTGATCATGGCGGTGTTCCTGACCATCAGCTTGTCCATCAGCTTCTTCATGAACTGGTACAATTCGCGCATCGCGCTGGTGGAGCGCTGA
- a CDS encoding amino acid ABC transporter permease encodes MTVIADIPDAPRAARRPQIGNPVLRWLRTNLFSSIPNGILTVVLLAVLAKGIFSFVQWGIANAVWLTPANDSSPCRAVRGLGACWAIIPEKYRFILFGTYPFDEQWRPALSVLLFIALYFLSTRRALWRRELVLLWIGALALISVLMWGGVLGLSFVSQDRWGGLPVTLILATLGLAFGFPLGILVALGRRSKLPAIRSLSVLYVELIRGVPLVSLLFMASVMFPLFMPAGFNIDKLLRAQVAIILFAGAYLAEVIRGGLQAVPRGQYEAADALGLSYWRKHRLIVLPQAIRHVIPPLVNTFIAFFKDTSLVLIIGIFDLLTTAKTAIIDPAWQQFSVEVYIFVAAIYFMFCFAMSRYSRSLEATSGR; translated from the coding sequence ATGACCGTGATCGCCGACATCCCCGACGCACCGCGTGCCGCCCGCCGTCCACAGATCGGCAATCCGGTGCTGCGCTGGCTGCGCACCAATCTGTTCTCGTCGATCCCGAACGGCATTCTCACCGTCGTGCTGCTGGCGGTGCTCGCCAAGGGCATCTTCAGTTTCGTGCAGTGGGGTATTGCCAATGCCGTATGGTTGACGCCGGCGAACGATTCCAGCCCCTGCCGCGCGGTGCGCGGCCTCGGCGCCTGTTGGGCGATCATTCCCGAGAAGTACCGCTTCATCCTGTTCGGCACCTATCCGTTCGACGAGCAGTGGCGGCCGGCGCTGTCGGTGCTGCTGTTCATCGCGTTGTATTTTCTCTCCACCCGCCGCGCCTTGTGGCGGCGCGAGCTGGTTCTTCTCTGGATCGGCGCGCTCGCGCTGATCAGCGTGCTGATGTGGGGCGGCGTGCTCGGCCTTTCCTTTGTCTCGCAGGATCGCTGGGGCGGTTTGCCGGTGACGCTGATCCTGGCGACGTTAGGTCTCGCATTCGGCTTCCCGCTCGGCATTCTCGTCGCGCTTGGCCGGCGCTCGAAGCTGCCGGCGATCCGCTCGCTCAGCGTGCTCTATGTCGAGCTGATCCGCGGCGTGCCGCTGGTGAGCCTCTTGTTTATGGCGAGCGTGATGTTTCCGCTGTTCATGCCCGCTGGATTCAACATCGACAAGCTGCTGCGCGCCCAGGTCGCGATCATCCTGTTCGCCGGCGCCTATCTCGCGGAGGTCATCCGCGGCGGCCTGCAGGCCGTGCCGCGCGGGCAATATGAAGCGGCTGATGCGCTGGGGCTGTCCTACTGGCGCAAGCACCGGCTGATCGTGCTGCCGCAGGCGATCCGCCACGTCATCCCGCCGCTGGTCAATACCTTCATCGCCTTCTTCAAGGACACCAGCCTCGTCCTCATCATCGGAATCTTCGATCTGCTGACCACGGCCAAGACGGCAATCATCGATCCCGCCTGGCAGCAATTCTCGGTCGAGGTCTACATCTTCGTCGCCGCGATCTATTTCATGTTCTGCTTCGCGATGTCGCGGTACAGCAGGAGCCTGGAGGCAACGAGCGGAAGGTGA
- a CDS encoding amidase, translated as MSKDLIHESACAVVDKLRSGDVSPLELLDVLEKRIGEVDGKVNALPTLCFDRARDNAKALMQKPAGARGLLAGMPVPIKDLTDVAGVLNTQGSPIFKDNIPAKSDLMVENLEANGAVVYAKSNTPEFGAGANTFNEVFGATLNPWDISKSAAGSSGGAAVALATGMAWLAQGSDMGGSLRSPAAFCGVVGMRPSIGRVAHTPKSGIDRNLGVVGPMARNVEDLALLLDAMSGDFADDPLSLPAPTTSFLSAAQSGRKPKRIAYSPDLGITPVDPEVKAITRKAAERFAEAGAIIEEAHPDWREAHECFHVLRAFDFAITKANLLRTKRDLLKPEVIWNIEEGLKLTVEQLERAEAQRVGMTARAVEFFKTYDLLLTPTTIVPPFPIEHRYVAECAGKRFDNYVEWLGIVYAITLACCPSLSLPCGFTASGLPVGVQVVGAPRADAQVLAGAKVLEDILDLRGTTPIDPKVKK; from the coding sequence TTGTCTAAAGACCTGATCCACGAATCCGCATGCGCCGTCGTCGACAAGCTGCGGTCCGGCGACGTCTCGCCGCTCGAACTGTTGGATGTGCTGGAGAAGCGCATCGGTGAGGTCGACGGCAAGGTCAACGCGCTGCCGACGCTGTGCTTCGATCGCGCGCGCGACAACGCCAAGGCGCTGATGCAGAAGCCGGCCGGTGCGCGTGGGTTGCTCGCAGGCATGCCGGTGCCGATCAAGGATCTGACCGACGTCGCAGGCGTGTTGAACACGCAGGGCTCGCCGATCTTCAAGGACAACATTCCCGCCAAGTCCGACCTCATGGTCGAGAATCTCGAAGCCAACGGCGCGGTGGTCTACGCCAAGTCCAACACGCCGGAATTCGGCGCCGGCGCCAACACCTTCAACGAAGTGTTCGGCGCAACCCTCAATCCCTGGGATATTTCGAAATCCGCGGCGGGCTCCTCCGGCGGCGCCGCGGTGGCGCTGGCCACCGGCATGGCCTGGCTGGCGCAGGGCTCAGACATGGGCGGCAGCTTGCGCAGCCCCGCGGCTTTCTGCGGCGTCGTCGGCATGCGCCCGAGCATCGGCCGCGTCGCGCATACCCCCAAATCCGGCATCGATCGCAATCTCGGCGTGGTCGGTCCGATGGCGCGTAACGTCGAGGATCTCGCGCTGCTGCTGGATGCCATGAGCGGCGATTTCGCGGATGACCCGCTGTCGCTGCCGGCGCCCACGACCTCGTTCCTGTCGGCGGCACAGTCAGGCAGGAAGCCGAAGCGGATCGCCTATTCACCCGATCTCGGCATCACGCCCGTCGATCCCGAGGTGAAGGCGATCACGCGCAAGGCGGCGGAACGCTTTGCCGAGGCCGGCGCCATCATCGAGGAGGCGCATCCGGACTGGCGCGAGGCGCATGAATGCTTCCACGTTCTGCGCGCCTTCGATTTCGCGATCACCAAGGCCAATCTGCTGCGCACCAAGCGCGACCTGCTCAAGCCCGAGGTGATCTGGAACATCGAGGAAGGCCTCAAGCTCACGGTGGAGCAGCTCGAACGCGCCGAGGCCCAGCGCGTCGGCATGACGGCGCGCGCGGTCGAGTTCTTCAAGACCTACGATCTCCTGCTGACGCCCACCACGATCGTACCGCCATTCCCGATCGAGCACCGCTATGTCGCGGAATGTGCGGGCAAGCGATTCGACAATTACGTCGAGTGGCTCGGCATCGTCTACGCCATCACACTGGCCTGCTGCCCCTCGCTGTCGCTGCCCTGCGGCTTCACCGCCTCGGGCCTGCCGGTCGGCGTGCAGGTCGTCGGCGCGCCGCGCGCGGACGCACAGGTGCTCGCGGGCGCGAAGGTGCTGGAGGATATTCTGGACCTGCGCGGGACGACGCCGATCGATCCGAAGGTGAAGAAATAA
- a CDS encoding SDR family oxidoreductase, whose amino-acid sequence MDLHLRGKRVLITGASKGIGAAAAEAFAEEGANLLLAARSGDQLKALADRLRSAHQIDAATSVVDLRKPEDLARLAGEAADIDVLVNNAGDIPGGSIDKIDEAIWRHAWDLKVFGYINLTRQIYAQMKAKGGGVIVNDIGAAGEKFDANYICGSAGNAALMAFTRALGGKSLADNIRVVGINPGPVGTDRHVTLLKTRAKHQFGDESRYKEFQKSLPLGRPAHAREIGDLMAFLASDRAGYTSGVIYTVDGGISAGWS is encoded by the coding sequence ATGGATCTGCATCTGCGTGGCAAGCGCGTCCTGATCACGGGCGCCTCCAAGGGCATTGGCGCCGCCGCCGCCGAAGCGTTTGCCGAGGAAGGCGCGAACCTCCTGCTCGCCGCGCGCAGCGGCGATCAGCTCAAGGCGCTGGCGGATCGCCTGCGCTCCGCGCACCAGATCGATGCCGCGACGAGCGTCGTGGACCTGCGCAAGCCTGAGGATCTGGCGCGGCTCGCCGGCGAAGCCGCCGACATCGACGTGCTCGTCAACAATGCCGGCGACATCCCCGGCGGCTCGATCGACAAGATCGACGAGGCCATTTGGCGTCACGCCTGGGATTTGAAAGTGTTCGGCTACATCAACCTGACGCGGCAGATCTACGCGCAGATGAAGGCCAAGGGCGGCGGGGTCATCGTCAACGACATCGGGGCGGCCGGCGAAAAGTTCGACGCCAACTACATCTGCGGCAGCGCCGGCAATGCCGCGCTGATGGCCTTCACCCGCGCGCTCGGCGGGAAAAGTCTCGCCGACAACATCCGGGTGGTCGGCATCAATCCCGGCCCCGTCGGCACCGACCGGCACGTCACGCTGCTCAAGACGCGGGCAAAGCACCAGTTCGGCGACGAGAGCCGCTACAAGGAATTCCAGAAGAGCCTGCCGCTCGGCCGCCCCGCGCATGCCCGCGAGATCGGCGACCTCATGGCATTCCTGGCGTCGGACCGCGCCGGCTATACCTCGGGCGTGATCTACACGGTCGACGGCGGCATCAGCGCAGGCTGGAGTTAG
- a CDS encoding tartrate dehydrogenase, which produces MSKKQYRIAVIPGDGIGKEVMPEGLRVLETAAKKHGVSLHFDHFDFSSWDYYEKHGQMMPGDWKEKIGKHDAIYFGAVGWPAKIPDHVSLWGSLIKFRREFDQYVNLRPVRLMPGVPCPLANRKPGDIDFWVVRENTEGEYSSVGGRMFPDTDREFVTQQTVMTRTGVDRILKFAFELAQSRPKKHLTSATKSNGISITMPYWDERVEAMAKKFPGVKWDKYHIDILTANFVLHPDWFDVVVGSNLFGDILSDLGPACTGTIGIAPSGNINPEGDFPSVFEPVHGSAPDIAGQGIANPIGAIWSGAMMLDHLGEKVAGKSIVEAIERTLAERTLRTKDLGGNADTTACGKAVADMVD; this is translated from the coding sequence ATGAGCAAGAAGCAATACCGGATCGCGGTCATTCCCGGCGATGGCATCGGCAAGGAAGTGATGCCGGAGGGCCTGCGCGTCCTGGAGACGGCGGCGAAGAAGCACGGGGTCTCCCTGCATTTCGACCATTTCGACTTCTCGTCCTGGGACTATTACGAGAAGCACGGCCAGATGATGCCTGGCGACTGGAAGGAGAAGATCGGCAAGCACGACGCGATCTATTTCGGCGCGGTCGGCTGGCCGGCCAAGATTCCCGATCACGTCTCGCTGTGGGGCTCACTGATCAAGTTTCGCCGCGAGTTCGACCAATACGTGAATTTGCGGCCGGTGCGGCTGATGCCCGGCGTGCCGTGCCCCCTCGCCAACCGCAAGCCCGGCGACATCGACTTCTGGGTGGTGCGGGAGAACACCGAAGGCGAGTATTCCTCCGTCGGCGGCCGCATGTTCCCGGACACCGACCGCGAGTTCGTGACGCAGCAGACGGTGATGACCCGCACCGGCGTCGACCGCATCCTGAAGTTTGCCTTCGAGCTCGCACAGTCGCGGCCGAAGAAGCATTTGACCTCGGCGACCAAGTCGAACGGCATCTCCATCACCATGCCCTATTGGGACGAGCGCGTGGAGGCGATGGCGAAGAAGTTTCCCGGCGTGAAGTGGGACAAGTACCACATCGACATCCTGACCGCGAATTTCGTGCTGCATCCGGACTGGTTCGACGTCGTGGTCGGCTCGAACCTGTTCGGCGACATCCTCTCCGACCTCGGTCCGGCCTGCACCGGCACGATCGGCATCGCGCCATCAGGCAACATCAACCCCGAGGGTGATTTCCCCTCGGTGTTCGAACCGGTGCACGGCTCGGCGCCTGACATCGCGGGGCAGGGCATCGCCAACCCGATCGGCGCGATCTGGTCGGGCGCGATGATGCTTGATCATCTCGGCGAGAAGGTCGCGGGCAAGTCGATCGTCGAGGCGATCGAGCGCACGCTGGCCGAACGTACGCTCCGCACCAAGGACCTCGGCGGCAACGCCGACACCACGGCCTGCGGCAAGGCGGTCGCGGATATGGTGGATTGA
- a CDS encoding malate/lactate/ureidoglycolate dehydrogenase, whose translation MADYRTIKAEPLTNAIRAIVKAGGSSDREAELVSTNLVEANLKGHDSHGVGMIPRYVQSVVNGGLAVNAHVKTVLDTGPLLTLDGVTGYGQVIGHEAMELAAARAKQNGVCLVGLSNSHHIGRIGHWAEQCIDHGLVSIHFVNVISRPIVAPWGGSDARHGTNPFCVGIPRRGKDPIVLDFATSRIAQGKTRVAHNKGVELEPGTIIDNEGKPTVNPRYTVIPPHGAILPFGEHKGSGLALVCEILGGALSGGQVVKGPSDGKHNVLNGMLSIVIDPGKLGTGENLAREVESFVAWHTGSPPAAGVDKVKIAGEPERETKKKRLAEGIPVDPTTWQEIIEAGKKFGLDQAAIEKIAG comes from the coding sequence ATGGCCGACTATCGCACCATCAAGGCAGAGCCGCTCACCAACGCCATCCGCGCCATCGTCAAGGCCGGCGGCTCCTCGGACCGCGAGGCCGAACTGGTGTCCACCAATCTGGTCGAGGCCAATCTCAAGGGCCACGACTCCCACGGCGTCGGCATGATCCCGCGCTACGTCCAGAGCGTCGTCAACGGCGGCCTCGCCGTGAACGCGCACGTCAAGACCGTGCTCGACACCGGGCCGCTGCTCACCCTCGACGGCGTCACCGGCTACGGCCAGGTGATCGGACATGAAGCGATGGAGCTGGCGGCAGCCCGCGCCAAGCAAAACGGCGTGTGCCTCGTCGGCCTCTCCAACTCGCATCACATCGGCCGCATCGGCCACTGGGCCGAGCAGTGCATCGACCACGGGCTGGTCTCGATCCACTTCGTCAACGTCATTTCCCGCCCGATCGTTGCGCCGTGGGGCGGCAGCGATGCGCGCCACGGCACCAACCCGTTCTGCGTCGGCATCCCGCGCAGGGGCAAGGACCCGATCGTGCTCGACTTCGCCACCAGCCGGATCGCGCAAGGCAAGACCCGCGTCGCCCACAACAAGGGCGTCGAGCTCGAGCCCGGTACCATCATCGACAACGAGGGCAAGCCGACCGTCAACCCGCGCTACACCGTGATCCCGCCGCACGGCGCCATCCTGCCGTTCGGCGAGCACAAAGGCTCGGGGCTCGCGCTGGTGTGCGAAATCCTCGGCGGCGCGCTCTCCGGCGGTCAGGTGGTCAAGGGCCCGTCCGACGGCAAGCACAACGTCCTCAACGGCATGCTCTCGATCGTGATCGACCCCGGCAAGCTCGGCACCGGCGAGAACCTCGCCCGTGAAGTCGAGAGCTTCGTCGCCTGGCACACCGGCTCGCCGCCGGCCGCCGGCGTCGACAAGGTCAAGATCGCCGGCGAGCCCGAGCGCGAGACCAAGAAGAAGCGCTTGGCCGAAGGCATTCCGGTCGATCCAACCACCTGGCAGGAGATCATCGAGGCCGGAAAGAAGTTCGGGCTGGATCAGGCGGCGATCGAGAAGATCGCGGGTTGA
- a CDS encoding NAD(P)-dependent oxidoreductase, protein MRGVFVDANEALAVIMERLEKPGDPKVRIHRDPDIKPEQYPEILDGAEIAIVDHTALPTEVVKKCAGLKHVVFLGTGARSYMNPEELAELGISVHLIKGYGDTAVAESAIALMWASARGIAMMDREMRDGNWLREDGMQLTGKTLGLIGFGGIAAEVARIASGSGMKVIAWNRSPKSHPGVEFTDLDSVLARSDVLSLHLLLNDETRGMITREKIAKMKPGVILINTARAAVVDEAAMIDALKSGHIRHAGLDVFNIEPLPGDHPLTKIPNVTLSAHSAFRTPEASENLIEAAWVHCRRIVNS, encoded by the coding sequence ATGCGCGGAGTTTTCGTCGACGCCAATGAAGCGCTTGCGGTGATCATGGAGCGGCTCGAGAAGCCCGGCGATCCCAAGGTGCGGATCCACAGGGATCCCGATATCAAGCCCGAGCAATACCCCGAGATCCTCGACGGCGCCGAGATCGCGATCGTCGACCACACCGCGCTGCCGACCGAGGTGGTGAAGAAGTGTGCGGGGCTGAAGCACGTCGTGTTCCTCGGCACCGGTGCGCGCAGCTACATGAACCCGGAGGAGCTGGCTGAACTCGGCATCTCCGTGCATCTGATCAAGGGCTATGGCGACACTGCGGTCGCCGAATCCGCGATCGCACTGATGTGGGCCTCGGCCCGCGGCATCGCCATGATGGATCGCGAGATGCGCGACGGCAACTGGCTGCGCGAAGACGGCATGCAGCTCACCGGCAAGACACTCGGCCTGATCGGTTTCGGCGGCATTGCCGCCGAGGTCGCGCGTATTGCGTCCGGCAGCGGCATGAAGGTGATCGCCTGGAACCGCTCGCCGAAGAGCCATCCGGGTGTCGAATTCACCGATCTCGACAGCGTGCTGGCAAGGAGTGACGTCTTATCGCTGCATCTGCTGCTCAACGACGAGACGCGCGGCATGATCACGCGCGAGAAGATCGCAAAGATGAAGCCGGGCGTCATCCTCATCAACACCGCCCGTGCCGCTGTTGTCGACGAGGCCGCCATGATCGATGCGCTGAAGTCAGGTCACATCCGCCATGCCGGGCTCGACGTCTTCAACATCGAACCGCTGCCCGGCGATCATCCGTTGACGAAGATTCCCAACGTGACGCTGTCGGCGCATTCGGCGTTCCGTACGCCGGAGGCGAGCGAAAATCTTATTGAAGCGGCATGGGTTCATTGCCGCCGGATCGTGAATTCGTAG
- a CDS encoding Zn-dependent hydrolase yields the protein MSRAATNLQIDSARLWGSIHETAQFGATAKGGVRRLTLSSEDKQVRDWFRKACEDAGLEVHTDALGSQFGLRKGRDMSKPPVGIGSHLDTQPTGGKYDGILGTLGALEVIRTLNDAGIETEAPICVVNWTNEEGSRFAPAMMASAAYVGDFTTDDILSRKDIDGTTVGQALDSIGYRGDKPVGFQKLGCFVELHIEQGPILEAEGKTIGIVDSGQGVLWYDGKISGFESHAGSTPMPLRRDALATLSEIVLAMEAIARKHGPKAVGTIGEAVIANPSRNVIPGEIAFTMDCRSADGAIMDALDRDLRAAIAEIAARRKVEVKIDLVWRKPPTHFDSKLVAAVENAAKTLGYSSRRITSGAGHDACNLNTVMPAAMVFVPCKDGISHNELEDATQPDCAAGTNVLMHTVLAIAGVAS from the coding sequence ATGAGCCGAGCCGCCACCAATCTGCAAATCGATTCCGCCCGCCTCTGGGGCTCCATCCACGAGACCGCGCAATTTGGCGCGACGGCCAAGGGCGGCGTGCGGCGGCTGACGCTGAGCAGCGAAGACAAGCAGGTGCGCGACTGGTTCCGCAAGGCGTGCGAGGACGCAGGTCTCGAGGTGCACACTGACGCGCTCGGCTCTCAGTTCGGCCTGCGCAAGGGCCGCGACATGTCGAAGCCGCCCGTCGGCATCGGCTCGCATCTCGATACCCAGCCGACCGGCGGCAAGTATGACGGCATCCTGGGCACGCTCGGCGCGCTCGAAGTCATCCGGACGCTGAACGATGCCGGCATCGAGACCGAAGCTCCGATCTGCGTCGTCAACTGGACCAACGAGGAAGGCTCGCGCTTCGCGCCCGCGATGATGGCCTCCGCGGCCTATGTCGGCGACTTCACCACCGACGACATCTTGTCGCGCAAGGACATCGACGGCACGACCGTCGGCCAGGCGCTCGACAGCATCGGCTATCGCGGCGACAAGCCGGTCGGCTTCCAGAAGCTTGGCTGCTTCGTCGAATTGCACATCGAGCAAGGTCCGATTTTGGAGGCCGAAGGCAAGACCATTGGCATCGTCGATTCCGGCCAGGGCGTGCTCTGGTACGACGGCAAGATCTCCGGCTTCGAGAGCCATGCCGGCTCGACCCCGATGCCGCTGCGCCGCGATGCGCTGGCGACGCTGTCGGAGATCGTGCTGGCGATGGAGGCGATCGCCAGGAAGCACGGGCCCAAGGCGGTCGGCACCATCGGCGAGGCCGTGATCGCAAATCCTTCGCGCAACGTCATTCCCGGCGAGATCGCCTTCACCATGGACTGCCGCAGCGCGGACGGCGCCATCATGGACGCGCTCGATCGCGATTTGCGCGCCGCGATTGCGGAGATCGCCGCGCGTCGCAAGGTCGAGGTCAAGATCGACCTGGTCTGGCGCAAGCCGCCGACGCATTTCGATTCCAAGCTGGTCGCGGCGGTCGAGAACGCGGCCAAGACGCTCGGCTATTCCTCGCGCCGCATCACCTCCGGCGCCGGCCACGACGCCTGCAACCTCAACACCGTGATGCCGGCGGCGATGGTGTTCGTGCCCTGCAAGGACGGCATCAGCCACAACGAGCTGGAAGACGCCACGCAGCCCGATTGCGCCGCGGGCACCAACGTTCTCATGCATACCGTGCTGGCGATCGCCGGCGTCGCATCCTGA
- a CDS encoding LysR family transcriptional regulator: MLDFRSIETFLWVVKLGSFRGAAARLNTTQPAISQRIAQLEREMGVKLLNRDHRVASPTPTGRQMMVYAEKLIGLRAQMMAEIGDRSAMRGVMRLGVAETIVHTWLPRLVKSVDQVYPNLSLEIEVDITPNLTARLLAQEIELAFVVGPLSASGVHNRVLADYPIGFLASPSLGLGKGRVTPAELARFPIITFPRKTKPYEVVREVFDRPELPPIRLHASASLATVIHMAVEGLGVAVIPDAIVEKELADGRLQLLDTDLAIAPLTFTASWLASPDVVAVERVAELARQIAQSSLAVDAPALARH, encoded by the coding sequence ATGCTTGACTTCAGGTCGATCGAGACTTTTCTCTGGGTCGTAAAGCTCGGCAGCTTCCGCGGCGCCGCAGCACGGCTCAATACGACCCAGCCGGCGATCTCCCAGCGCATCGCCCAGCTCGAGCGCGAGATGGGCGTCAAGCTCCTCAACCGCGATCATCGCGTGGCCTCCCCGACGCCGACGGGCCGGCAGATGATGGTCTATGCGGAGAAGCTGATCGGACTGCGCGCTCAGATGATGGCAGAGATCGGTGACCGTTCCGCAATGCGCGGCGTCATGCGGCTCGGCGTTGCCGAGACCATCGTGCACACCTGGTTGCCGCGCCTGGTGAAGAGCGTCGACCAAGTCTATCCGAACCTGTCGCTCGAGATCGAGGTCGACATCACGCCGAATCTCACCGCGCGCCTGCTCGCGCAGGAGATCGAGCTTGCCTTCGTGGTCGGACCGCTGTCGGCGTCCGGCGTGCACAATCGCGTGCTCGCCGATTACCCGATCGGCTTCCTCGCAAGCCCTTCGCTCGGCCTCGGCAAAGGCCGGGTGACACCGGCCGAGCTCGCGCGGTTTCCGATCATCACCTTCCCGCGCAAGACGAAGCCTTACGAGGTCGTGCGCGAGGTATTCGACCGGCCGGAGCTGCCGCCGATCCGGCTGCATGCGTCCGCGTCGCTCGCCACCGTCATCCACATGGCGGTCGAAGGGCTCGGCGTCGCCGTGATCCCCGACGCGATCGTCGAAAAGGAGCTCGCCGACGGGCGGCTGCAGCTGCTCGACACCGATCTCGCGATCGCACCGCTGACCTTTACCGCAAGCTGGCTCGCCTCGCCCGACGTCGTCGCCGTGGAGCGCGTCGCCGAGCTTGCACGGCAGATTGCGCAGAGCAGCCTCGCAGTTGACGCGCCCGCGCTGGCGCGGCATTGA